In Bacteroides coprosuis DSM 18011, the following are encoded in one genomic region:
- a CDS encoding protein of unknown function DUF1573 (InterPro IPR011467~KEGG: bfs:BF2093 hypothetical protein~PFAM: Protein of unknown function DUF1573~SPTR: Putative uncharacterized protein;~IMG reference gene:2504106595~PFAM: Protein of unknown function (DUF1573)), whose protein sequence is MKKLVLLSLLMIMSVGLINAQSKNADIKFEKTSQNLGTFSEKEPVATATYTFTNIGDAPLVIHQVVASCGCTVPEFSKEPVQPGKTGSIKVVYNGTDKPLGFFKKSIIVRSNAKTPTTRLFIEGTMTE, encoded by the coding sequence ATGAAAAAATTAGTTTTGCTATCGCTTTTAATGATTATGAGTGTTGGATTAATCAATGCTCAATCCAAGAATGCCGATATAAAATTTGAGAAGACATCACAAAACCTAGGTACTTTTTCAGAAAAAGAACCAGTTGCTACTGCTACTTATACTTTCACTAACATTGGAGATGCTCCTTTAGTTATTCATCAAGTAGTTGCTTCTTGTGGATGTACTGTTCCTGAATTTTCAAAAGAGCCTGTTCAACCAGGTAAAACAGGTTCTATTAAAGTAGTTTATAATGGGACTGATAAGCCTCTTGGCTTCTTCAAAAAATCTATCATAGTACGTAGTAATGCTAAAACACCTACTACTCGCTTATTTATTGAAGGTACCATGACAGAATAA
- a CDS encoding hypothetical protein (KEGG: bfs:BF2100 hypothetical protein~SPTR: Putative uncharacterized protein;~IMG reference gene:2504106596), with translation MKKVILLLCTLFIGLQSTDAQSLKNLFSKKNVSRMASNVGIKTPLKLEGSTWQYAGTALELKTDNALKKAAAEMAAIAAEEKINEQLSSLGISLGMVRFQFEKDGKLMIQAKNKKLPATYQLSKDQKVMTISLAQRMSFNADVNHSLETMSLLFEADKLMDLITFISEKSQSTSLQTIGALAKNYDGMKIGIQLEKAN, from the coding sequence ATGAAAAAAGTAATTTTACTTTTATGTACTCTTTTTATTGGATTACAATCAACAGATGCCCAATCATTGAAAAATTTATTCTCTAAGAAAAATGTATCTCGAATGGCTTCTAATGTAGGAATAAAGACACCCCTTAAACTAGAAGGATCTACTTGGCAATATGCAGGAACTGCACTAGAATTAAAAACGGATAATGCTCTAAAAAAAGCTGCAGCCGAAATGGCCGCAATAGCCGCTGAAGAAAAGATTAATGAGCAACTATCTTCTTTGGGAATTAGCTTAGGGATGGTTAGGTTTCAATTTGAAAAGGATGGCAAATTAATGATTCAAGCTAAAAACAAAAAGCTACCAGCAACCTATCAATTATCAAAAGACCAAAAAGTAATGACAATATCTCTAGCACAGCGAATGTCATTTAATGCTGATGTCAATCACAGCTTAGAAACAATGTCTTTACTCTTTGAGGCTGATAAATTAATGGATCTAATAACCTTTATTAGTGAAAAATCTCAAAGTACCTCTCTACAAACAATCGGAGCTTTAGCTAAAAACTACGACGGTATGAAAATAGGAATTCAGTTAGAAAAAGCTAATTAA
- a CDS encoding GTP-binding protein engB (COGs: COG0218 GTPase~HAMAP: GTP-binding protein, ribosome biogenesis, YsxC~InterPro IPR002917:IPR019987~KEGG: bfr:BF2048 ribosome biogenesis GTP-binding protein YsxC~PFAM: GTP-binding protein, HSR1-related~SPTR: Putative GTP-binding cell division protein;~TIGRFAM: GTP-binding protein, ribosome biogenesis, YsxC~IMG reference gene:2504106597~PFAM: GTPase of unknown function~TIGRFAM: ribosome biogenesis GTP-binding protein YsxC/EngB) has protein sequence MHINSANFVISNTEVKKCPTDGLPEYAFIGRSNVGKSSLINMLTNRKGLAMTSAKPGKTMLINHFLINEEWYIVDLPGYGYAKRNQKGQQQIKTIIEDYILERTAMTNLFVLIDCRLSPQQIDLEFIEWLGENNIPFSIVFTKGDKLTKNKLDSNVEAFLNELKKQWEELPPYFITSSEKRMGRDEMLNYIEQINETLKK, from the coding sequence ATGCACATAAATAGCGCAAACTTCGTCATCAGCAATACAGAAGTAAAAAAATGTCCTACAGATGGATTACCTGAATATGCCTTTATTGGACGATCCAACGTAGGTAAATCTTCACTGATAAATATGCTAACTAATCGTAAAGGGTTAGCTATGACATCTGCTAAGCCAGGAAAAACGATGCTCATTAATCATTTTTTGATTAATGAAGAATGGTATATCGTAGACTTACCGGGATACGGCTATGCCAAGAGGAATCAAAAAGGCCAACAACAAATAAAGACAATCATTGAAGATTATATTCTCGAAAGAACAGCAATGACCAATCTCTTTGTTCTAATAGATTGCCGTTTAAGTCCACAACAAATCGATTTAGAATTTATTGAATGGTTGGGTGAAAACAACATTCCATTTTCCATTGTTTTTACCAAGGGCGATAAACTAACAAAGAATAAACTCGACAGCAACGTTGAAGCATTTTTAAATGAACTTAAAAAACAATGGGAAGAACTTCCTCCATACTTTATTACTTCATCAGAAAAAAGAATGGGACGAGATGAAATGCTCAACTACATAGAACAAATAAACGAAACACTAAAGAAATAA
- a CDS encoding Na+/solute symporter (COGs: COG0591 Na+/proline symporter~InterPro IPR001734~KEGG: bfr:BF2049 Na+/solute symporter~PFAM: Sodium/solute symporter~SPTR: Sodium:solute symporter family protein;~IMG reference gene:2504106598~PFAM: Sodium:solute symporter family): MLVIITIIIYFSLLFAISKITSRKGNSNQIFFKAENKSPWFIVAFGMIGASISGVTFVSVPGMARDIDMTYMQMVFGFFFGYLIVAHLLLPLYYKLGLTSIYSYLKQRIGRKAYKTGSIFFLLSRMLGTAAKLYLVCLILQHFVFQDWNIPLWTIATGAVFLVWVYTHQSGIKTIVWTDALQTLCLVLALLAIIYSVMTQLDLNFAEAWNTIQENSHSKMFVWDDWVSKQNFYKQFFSGIFIVIVMTGLDQDMMQKNLTCKNIKDAQKNMYSYGFAFIPLNFLFLCLGILLLTLASQISLELPAKSDDILPLLATNGYLGQTVVILFTIGIIAAAFSNSDSALTAMTTSVCVDLLNIEKEEKKKAIRKRHWVHIIMSILLIACICFVDIMNSQTVIDAIYIIASYTYGPLLGMFAFGLFTKRKTKDQFVPYIAIASPILCYLLDQYMIYYFNYKLGYELLMLNGLLTYAGLILFSKPNKYIETKRL, from the coding sequence ATGCTAGTGATAATAACAATTATAATATACTTTTCTTTACTTTTTGCTATAAGTAAAATTACAAGTAGAAAAGGAAACTCCAATCAAATCTTTTTTAAGGCTGAAAATAAATCTCCATGGTTTATTGTAGCCTTTGGCATGATTGGTGCATCAATTTCAGGTGTTACTTTCGTATCAGTACCTGGCATGGCTAGAGATATCGATATGACTTACATGCAGATGGTATTCGGCTTTTTCTTTGGATATCTTATAGTAGCACATCTACTCCTTCCTCTTTATTATAAGCTCGGACTGACTAGCATTTATTCTTATCTAAAACAAAGGATAGGTAGAAAAGCATATAAAACTGGATCTATTTTCTTCCTCCTATCACGAATGTTAGGAACAGCTGCAAAACTCTATTTAGTTTGTCTTATATTACAACACTTTGTTTTTCAAGATTGGAATATTCCGCTTTGGACAATTGCTACTGGAGCTGTGTTTTTAGTTTGGGTTTACACCCATCAAAGTGGTATAAAAACAATTGTGTGGACAGATGCTCTACAGACTTTATGCTTAGTTTTAGCCCTCTTAGCTATCATTTACTCTGTGATGACCCAATTAGACTTAAATTTCGCAGAAGCGTGGAACACTATACAAGAGAACTCACATAGCAAAATGTTTGTTTGGGATGATTGGGTAAGCAAACAAAACTTTTACAAACAATTTTTTAGTGGTATATTCATTGTTATTGTCATGACTGGACTAGACCAAGATATGATGCAAAAGAATCTAACCTGTAAGAATATAAAAGATGCTCAAAAAAACATGTATAGCTATGGATTTGCATTCATCCCACTCAATTTCTTATTTCTCTGTCTGGGTATATTACTCCTAACTTTAGCCTCTCAAATATCGTTAGAACTTCCAGCTAAATCAGATGATATATTACCTTTATTAGCAACCAATGGATATCTTGGGCAGACAGTAGTAATCTTGTTTACAATAGGGATCATAGCTGCAGCTTTTAGTAATTCAGACTCTGCACTCACAGCTATGACCACCAGTGTATGTGTGGACTTACTTAACATAGAAAAGGAAGAAAAAAAGAAAGCTATTCGAAAAAGACACTGGGTACATATTATCATGTCTATACTACTAATAGCATGTATCTGCTTTGTTGATATTATGAATAGCCAAACAGTTATTGATGCTATTTACATCATTGCATCCTATACTTATGGACCTCTTCTAGGCATGTTTGCCTTCGGACTATTTACTAAACGAAAAACAAAAGACCAATTTGTTCCTTATATAGCTATAGCATCTCCTATTTTGTGTTACTTATTAGATCAATACATGATTTATTACTTCAACTACAAATTGGGATATGAGCTATTAATGCTCAATGGACTATTAACTTATGCAGGATTAATATTATTTTCAAAACCAAACAAATACATAGAAACTAAAAGATTATAA
- a CDS encoding Recombination protein recR (COGs: COG0353 Recombinational DNA repair protein (RecF pathway)~HAMAP: RecR protein~InterPro IPR015967:IPR006171:IPR000093~KEGG: bth:BT_1081 recombination protein RecR~SMART: Toprim domain~SPTR: Recombination protein recR;~TIGRFAM: RecR protein~IMG reference gene:2504106599~PFAM: Toprim domain; RecR protein~TIGRFAM: recombination protein RecR), whose translation MNQQYPSVLLEKAVDEFSKLPGIGKKTAMRLVLHLLRQDKSAVESFGNAIITLKREVKYCQTCHNISDTESCQICSNPQRDHSLVCIVENIRDVMAIEATQQYRGVYHVLGGIISPMDGIGPSDLEIQSLIDRVQAGGIKEVIFALSTTMEGDTTNFYIYRKLEKSGVDMSVLSRGVSVGDELAYADEVTLGRSIVNRTKFKTTL comes from the coding sequence ATGAATCAACAATACCCATCCGTTTTACTAGAAAAAGCTGTAGATGAATTTTCAAAGTTACCTGGAATAGGTAAAAAAACAGCTATGAGACTTGTTTTGCACTTATTGAGACAAGACAAAAGTGCTGTTGAGTCTTTCGGAAATGCGATAATAACATTGAAGAGAGAAGTTAAATATTGTCAGACTTGTCATAATATCTCAGATACAGAATCTTGTCAAATATGTTCCAATCCTCAAAGAGATCATTCACTTGTTTGCATTGTTGAGAATATTCGAGATGTAATGGCTATAGAGGCTACCCAGCAGTATAGAGGAGTATATCATGTGTTGGGAGGTATCATTTCTCCTATGGATGGTATTGGTCCAAGCGATTTGGAAATACAAAGTTTGATTGATCGAGTACAAGCAGGTGGCATAAAAGAAGTCATTTTTGCTTTGAGTACCACAATGGAAGGTGATACGACCAATTTCTATATCTATCGCAAACTAGAAAAATCGGGAGTGGATATGAGTGTTCTTTCTAGAGGGGTTTCCGTCGGTGACGAGTTAGCTTATGCGGATGAGGTTACACTAGGACGGAGTATTGTTAATAGAACAAAATTTAAAACTACATTATAA
- a CDS encoding putative transmembrane protein (KEGG: bfs:BF2107 putative transmembrane protein~SPTR: Putative uncharacterized protein;~IMG reference gene:2504106600) translates to MENKYVTATLKSIKKTYYLFWLILVAIVVVGEIGTDWNGIYADNGMFTYVAETVSILVTGISIPLALKLFGKKIKSIQPSDSIEYGSALYQKWFGFRLLILGVAAIVSLFTHYLAMSYTGSLCAILVGFAALFCIPSRNKLYFVLEPIINKEIKE, encoded by the coding sequence ATGGAAAATAAATACGTAACAGCTACTTTAAAAAGCATTAAGAAGACTTATTATTTATTTTGGTTAATCCTTGTAGCAATAGTTGTCGTCGGAGAGATTGGAACAGACTGGAATGGTATATATGCCGATAATGGTATGTTTACTTATGTTGCAGAAACTGTGTCTATTTTAGTAACAGGTATATCAATACCTCTTGCTCTAAAATTATTTGGGAAAAAGATAAAATCTATACAGCCATCCGATTCTATCGAATATGGAAGTGCACTATACCAAAAGTGGTTTGGTTTTAGACTCTTAATATTAGGCGTTGCAGCAATTGTGTCTTTATTTACTCATTATTTAGCGATGAGCTATACAGGCTCTTTGTGTGCTATATTAGTGGGATTTGCTGCTTTGTTTTGTATTCCATCAAGGAATAAACTCTATTTTGTTCTAGAACCAATTATAAATAAAGAGATAAAGGAATAA
- a CDS encoding GCN5-related N-acetyltransferase (COGs: COG1670 Acetyltransferase including N-acetylase of ribosomal protein~InterPro IPR000182~KEGG: bfs:BF2108 putative acetyltransferase~PFAM: GCN5-related N-acetyltransferase (GNAT) domain~SPTR: Putative acetyltransferase;~IMG reference gene:2504106601~PFAM: Acetyltransferase (GNAT) family) — translation MQGNSLLESDQILLRPIEPEDLELLYRVENDGTVWTSCNTTMPYSKFFLKKYLESMQGDIFSDKQLRLVIEQKANYQPIGIIDLYDMVPLHQRAEIGIIILEEFRSLGYGKEAIFLLLEYAFSHLFLHQIYAYVAVSNTQSVHLFKSCGFEEVAQLKDWIFTQDGFEDVLLLQKVAKD, via the coding sequence ATGCAAGGTAACTCCCTTTTAGAATCGGATCAAATACTTCTTCGTCCTATTGAACCTGAAGACTTAGAATTACTTTATAGAGTAGAAAATGATGGAACTGTTTGGACTAGTTGTAATACCACTATGCCTTATTCTAAATTTTTCTTGAAAAAGTATTTAGAATCTATGCAGGGAGATATTTTTTCGGATAAACAGTTGAGGCTTGTTATTGAACAAAAGGCAAATTATCAACCAATAGGAATAATTGATTTATACGATATGGTTCCTCTTCATCAGCGTGCTGAAATCGGTATTATTATTTTGGAAGAGTTCCGTAGCTTAGGATATGGCAAAGAGGCAATCTTTTTATTGCTTGAATATGCTTTTAGCCATCTTTTCCTTCATCAAATTTATGCTTATGTTGCGGTATCCAATACTCAAAGCGTACATCTGTTTAAATCTTGTGGATTTGAAGAGGTAGCTCAGTTAAAAGATTGGATTTTTACCCAAGATGGCTTTGAAGATGTGTTACTTCTTCAGAAGGTAGCAAAAGATTAG
- a CDS encoding UPF0301 protein yqgE (COGs: COG1678 Putative transcriptional regulator protein~HAMAP: Protein of unknown function DUF179~InterPro IPR003774~KEGG: bfs:BF2109 putative transcriptional regulator~PFAM: Protein of unknown function DUF179~SPTR: Putative transcriptional regulator;~IMG reference gene:2504106602~PFAM: Uncharacterized ACR, COG1678), whose protein sequence is MMNSENIFSIKYNQEIPDTGKLLIAEPFLTDYPFSRSVVLLVNHSLESSMGIILNVPMHQSLNDIITDLKGLENIPLYRGGPLGEDILFFIHSHSHIPAALPITNKLYLNGDFDIVKELLLEGKVEPNDFRFFLGYSGWGPEQLQNELKTNTWLVTEEPAEYIINQSAKLLWKNILHNMGYKYKLWARYPLVPSQN, encoded by the coding sequence ATGATGAATTCAGAAAATATATTTAGCATCAAATATAATCAGGAAATCCCTGACACAGGTAAGCTGTTAATAGCTGAGCCTTTTTTAACGGATTATCCTTTTAGTAGATCGGTTGTACTCTTAGTTAACCATTCTCTAGAAAGTAGTATGGGAATTATATTAAATGTTCCTATGCACCAATCATTAAATGACATTATCACCGATCTTAAAGGATTAGAAAATATACCCTTATATCGTGGTGGCCCATTGGGAGAAGATATTCTATTTTTCATACATAGCCATAGCCATATACCCGCAGCATTACCCATAACCAATAAACTTTATTTAAATGGCGATTTTGATATCGTAAAAGAACTACTTCTCGAAGGTAAAGTAGAGCCTAATGACTTTCGATTTTTCTTAGGATATTCGGGTTGGGGACCTGAACAACTACAAAATGAACTTAAAACTAACACATGGCTCGTAACGGAAGAGCCAGCAGAGTATATTATAAACCAATCAGCCAAACTCTTGTGGAAAAACATTCTACACAATATGGGCTATAAGTATAAACTATGGGCTAGATATCCTTTAGTACCGTCGCAAAACTAA
- a CDS encoding integrase family protein (COGs: COG4974 Site-specific recombinase XerD~InterPro IPR002104~KEGG: bvu:BVU_2470 putative transposase~PFAM: Integrase, catalytic core, phage~SPTR: Putative uncharacterized protein;~IMG reference gene:2504106604~PFAM: Phage integrase family), producing the protein MKSTFRVLFFLKRDKQKKDGRTPLMCRITVDGKESRFNMKMDILPEHWDVKASKAMGRAKEVDEINSLIDNVKASLYQIYRDLQERGKQVTSEIIKNSFLGLDDSFETLLNLFDKHNEDARNLIGNGLVADTVEKYELTRRRLHEFMTFKYKISDINIKEVNNMFILDFETYMRTIGKCSANTAAKYMRLFKKIILLAKNNGLLNADPFASYKIQFKKTDRGYLTQYELEAIMDKEFEIERLEHVRDIFIFACFTGLAYIDVQKLRKEHIRESFDGKPWIMTKQQKTNISTNVPLLDVPLAILKKYEDKLTGDKLLPVPSNQKLNSYLKEIADLCNVKKNLTFHMARHTFSTTITLSQGVPIESVSKMLGHTNIRTTQIYARITNEKVSNDMDILSEKLKGMGINQAVNQ; encoded by the coding sequence ATGAAAAGTACATTTAGAGTGCTCTTTTTCCTCAAAAGAGACAAGCAAAAGAAAGATGGTCGTACCCCTTTAATGTGCCGTATTACAGTTGATGGTAAAGAATCGCGCTTCAACATGAAAATGGACATCCTACCAGAGCATTGGGATGTGAAAGCAAGCAAGGCAATGGGACGAGCCAAAGAAGTGGATGAGATAAATTCTCTCATTGATAATGTGAAAGCCTCCCTCTATCAAATCTATCGTGATCTTCAAGAACGTGGCAAACAAGTTACGTCTGAAATAATCAAGAACTCCTTTCTTGGTTTAGATGATAGTTTTGAAACCCTCCTCAATTTATTTGACAAACATAATGAAGATGCACGCAATTTAATTGGAAATGGCTTAGTAGCCGATACTGTGGAAAAATACGAACTCACTCGCAGACGACTGCATGAGTTTATGACCTTCAAGTATAAAATTTCGGATATTAATATCAAGGAGGTGAACAATATGTTTATTCTCGACTTCGAAACCTATATGCGAACTATTGGTAAATGTAGTGCTAACACAGCTGCCAAATACATGCGACTCTTCAAGAAAATTATTCTCCTTGCTAAAAACAATGGATTGTTGAATGCTGACCCATTTGCAAGCTATAAGATTCAATTTAAGAAGACAGACAGAGGTTATCTTACTCAATATGAATTAGAGGCTATAATGGACAAAGAATTTGAGATTGAGCGACTAGAACACGTGAGAGATATCTTCATTTTTGCGTGTTTTACGGGATTGGCATATATAGATGTTCAGAAACTTCGCAAAGAACATATCCGAGAATCTTTCGATGGCAAACCTTGGATAATGACTAAGCAACAAAAGACAAACATTAGCACCAATGTGCCCTTGCTGGATGTGCCTTTAGCCATACTGAAGAAGTATGAAGACAAGCTAACTGGCGACAAGCTCCTACCCGTTCCAAGTAATCAGAAACTAAATTCGTACCTCAAGGAAATTGCTGATTTGTGTAACGTAAAAAAGAATTTAACATTTCACATGGCGAGGCATACATTCTCGACCACTATTACCCTATCGCAAGGAGTTCCTATTGAATCTGTATCTAAGATGCTTGGACACACAAACATTAGAACGACACAAATTTATGCTCGTATTACTAATGAGAAAGTGAGTAATGATATGGATATTCTTTCGGAAAAACTTAAAGGAATGGGAATTAATCAAGCTGTAAATCAATAA
- a CDS encoding KilA-N, DNA-binding domain protein (InterPro IPR018873~KEGG: bfr:BF1341 hypothetical protein~PFAM: KilA-N, DNA-binding domain~SPTR: Putative uncharacterized protein;~IMG reference gene:2504106605~PFAM: ORF6N domain), translating to MELQIIQNRIYEIRGMRVMLDYDLAKLYNVENRALKQAVKRNIDRFPAPDFMFELTREESDAAIELGVSQNVIPPGYNVGSSFIMAFPELGVAMLSSVLKSKKAIQVNISIMRAFVTLRQYSLGYAELNRKLDEFMIETNVQFSDIYEALTELASQKELDNKPRKRVGYVQDEEKEQ from the coding sequence ATGGAGTTACAAATAATACAAAATAGAATTTATGAGATAAGAGGAATGCGAGTTATGTTGGATTATGACTTAGCTAAGCTCTACAACGTTGAGAACAGAGCTTTGAAACAAGCAGTTAAGCGTAATATTGATAGATTTCCAGCACCTGACTTCATGTTTGAATTGACTCGTGAAGAGAGCGATGCTGCGATAGAATTAGGGGTATCACAAAATGTGATACCTCCTGGCTATAATGTTGGCTCCTCTTTCATTATGGCTTTTCCTGAACTAGGAGTAGCCATGTTATCTTCAGTGTTGAAAAGTAAAAAAGCGATACAAGTGAACATATCTATAATGAGAGCATTCGTTACTTTGCGTCAATATTCTTTAGGATATGCTGAACTTAATCGCAAATTGGACGAATTTATGATTGAAACCAATGTCCAGTTTAGTGATATTTATGAAGCTCTCACTGAATTAGCTTCTCAAAAAGAATTGGATAACAAGCCTCGAAAAAGAGTTGGATATGTACAAGATGAAGAAAAGGAGCAATAG
- a CDS encoding hypothetical protein (KEGG: str:Sterm_1873 hypothetical protein~SPTR: Putative uncharacterized protein;~IMG reference gene:2504106606) gives MNKNNENVMYQHQVDRILEKVELLNINLNPIIESSILQDIEITQQISLPDSYKVYLTKIQNGGASDLLNNKGPYYGIYSIAEAIEKNSEWEIDMKQDFQFTTDLELGDLYDAEQDLDKHIYRFENDKEYQLKVQSVVEEYNNTSVLAGSLFVCEYGCGDYLRLVVSGQCAGQIWVDSGVINGTGFYSLNVDILTFYENWLNRQIEILKDPSKKLINAWYSYLEFGNNSRYKIVP, from the coding sequence ATGAATAAAAATAATGAAAATGTCATGTATCAACATCAAGTAGATAGAATCTTAGAGAAAGTAGAGTTGTTAAATATTAATTTGAATCCAATTATTGAATCATCTATATTACAAGATATTGAGATTACACAACAAATCTCACTTCCAGACTCCTACAAAGTTTATTTGACTAAAATTCAGAATGGTGGTGCTTCAGACTTATTAAATAATAAGGGACCATATTATGGTATTTACTCTATAGCAGAGGCTATTGAGAAGAATAGTGAATGGGAAATTGATATGAAACAAGACTTTCAATTTACTACCGATTTAGAACTAGGGGATCTGTATGATGCAGAGCAAGACTTAGACAAACATATTTATCGATTTGAAAACGATAAAGAATATCAATTAAAAGTTCAGAGTGTCGTTGAAGAATACAATAATACTTCGGTTTTAGCTGGTTCTCTCTTTGTTTGTGAGTATGGTTGTGGAGATTATCTAAGATTGGTTGTATCAGGTCAGTGTGCTGGACAAATTTGGGTAGATAGTGGAGTTATTAATGGAACAGGTTTTTATTCTCTAAATGTAGATATTCTCACCTTTTATGAGAATTGGCTGAATAGACAAATCGAGATACTGAAAGATCCTTCAAAGAAGCTTATTAATGCATGGTATTCATATCTAGAATTTGGGAATAATAGTCGTTATAAGATAGTCCCATAA